One region of Kytococcus sedentarius DSM 20547 genomic DNA includes:
- a CDS encoding SDR family oxidoreductase: MTDILIIGGHGKIALQAARLLAERGDRVTSVIRKPEQQDDVAATGATPLVLDVEHAQHADLVQAMRGKDAVVWSAGAGGGDLARTYGVDQKAAIASMKAARDAGVPRYVMVSFFGAQLDHPLPFDMGFFHYTQAKAVADAYLRESSLAWTILAPSKLTEDAGTGRVDTTAAEATEVPRADVAAAIAHVLGEGAHASLRRTITLNTGGTPLAEAIA, translated from the coding sequence ATGACTGACATCCTGATCATCGGAGGACACGGCAAGATCGCCCTGCAGGCCGCCCGGCTGCTGGCCGAGCGCGGGGACCGGGTGACGAGCGTCATCCGCAAGCCCGAGCAGCAGGACGACGTGGCCGCCACCGGTGCCACGCCACTGGTGCTCGACGTCGAGCACGCCCAGCACGCCGACCTGGTGCAGGCGATGCGGGGCAAGGACGCCGTGGTGTGGTCGGCTGGCGCCGGTGGCGGCGACCTGGCCCGCACCTACGGGGTCGACCAGAAGGCCGCCATCGCATCCATGAAGGCCGCCCGCGACGCCGGGGTCCCCCGCTACGTCATGGTCAGCTTCTTCGGTGCCCAGCTGGACCACCCGCTGCCCTTCGACATGGGCTTCTTCCACTACACCCAGGCCAAGGCCGTGGCCGACGCCTACCTGCGGGAGAGCTCCCTGGCGTGGACGATCCTCGCCCCCAGCAAGCTCACCGAGGACGCCGGCACCGGCCGCGTGGACACCACCGCCGCCGAGGCCACGGAGGTGCCGCGCGCCGACGTCGCCGCGGCGATCGCGCACGTGTTGGGCGAGGGTGCCCACGCGTCGCTGCGCCGCACCATCACCCTGAACACCGGTGGGACGCCGCTGGCCGAGGCGATCGCGTGA
- a CDS encoding MBL fold metallo-hydrolase produces the protein MLIAELSAVTVHRTSVSEMDNRCYVITSRGTGAQVLVDAAADAPALQGLLAEAAVGEPDLRAIVTTHRHWDHVRALAELATDGVELLGGEADAAAIEEEAGLAAGSVRPLEHGEAVQVEDIELQVISLRGHTPGSVALALVDGGEVHLFTGDSLFPGGVGKTSGRADFEQLLGDVRSQLFDAFDDEAHVHPGHGDPTTLGQERPQLDEWAERGW, from the coding sequence ATGTTGATCGCCGAGCTGTCAGCCGTGACCGTCCACCGCACCAGCGTCTCCGAGATGGACAACCGGTGCTACGTCATCACCTCCCGGGGCACGGGGGCGCAGGTCCTCGTCGACGCCGCCGCGGACGCGCCCGCCCTGCAGGGTCTGCTGGCCGAGGCCGCGGTGGGCGAGCCGGACCTGCGCGCCATCGTCACCACCCACCGCCACTGGGACCACGTGCGGGCCCTCGCGGAGCTGGCCACGGACGGGGTGGAGCTCCTCGGCGGCGAGGCCGACGCGGCCGCCATCGAGGAGGAGGCCGGGCTCGCGGCCGGGAGCGTCCGCCCGCTCGAGCATGGCGAGGCCGTGCAGGTGGAGGACATCGAGCTGCAGGTGATCTCGCTGCGCGGGCACACGCCCGGGTCGGTGGCGCTCGCCCTCGTCGACGGCGGCGAGGTGCACCTGTTCACCGGCGACTCGCTCTTCCCCGGCGGGGTGGGCAAGACCTCGGGTCGGGCCGACTTCGAGCAGCTCCTGGGGGACGTCCGCTCGCAGTTGTTCGACGCCTTCGACGACGAGGCCCACGTGCACCCCGGCCACGGCGACCCGACCACGCTGGGCCAGGAGCGCCCGCAGCTCGACGAGTGGGCCGAGCGCGGGTGGTGA
- a CDS encoding thioredoxin family protein: MSTSGTADPPGVAEPLARVRRVEDLSGLMGERGRTVVVCFSGSWCGSCSLFEPTFEAVAGELADPERAFALVDTQELPALATAYAIQTVPTVVVLRDGVVVDRINGVVTARELRRRVSAGGTAGAGPTVAQ; encoded by the coding sequence GTGAGCACCAGCGGCACCGCGGATCCCCCCGGTGTCGCGGAACCCCTGGCGCGGGTGCGCCGGGTGGAGGACCTCTCGGGCCTGATGGGGGAGCGCGGCCGGACCGTGGTGGTCTGCTTCAGCGGGTCCTGGTGCGGCAGCTGCTCGCTGTTCGAGCCGACCTTCGAGGCCGTGGCCGGTGAGCTGGCCGACCCGGAACGGGCGTTCGCGCTCGTGGACACCCAGGAGCTGCCGGCCCTGGCGACGGCCTACGCCATCCAGACAGTGCCCACCGTGGTGGTGCTGCGGGACGGGGTGGTGGTCGACCGGATCAACGGGGTGGTGACCGCGCGGGAGCTGCGGCGGCGGGTCTCGGCCGGCGGCACTGCCGGGGCGGGACCGACCGTGGCACAGTGA